Within Sphaerodactylus townsendi isolate TG3544 linkage group LG05, MPM_Stown_v2.3, whole genome shotgun sequence, the genomic segment gaagatgccagctacagatgcaggcgaaacattaggaacaagatccaccagaccacagccacacagcctgaaaaaacccatcagaaccagttgaatccagacatgaaagccttcgactgttACTTGTACAATATTTATGGGGTGCTCTTGCTGTGTTATCGTACACACAACATCCCATGCCATGTCCCTATCATGAACTTGACCAACTTGTTTGAAAACAGCTGCTATTCGCATAGCTCTGTTCTGTGGTCTCATTTGGCAATGCTTGAGTATGCTGCAACCCTGTGATTAGGTGGATAGATATTAACAAATACTTATTTTTGGCATTTTGGCCCCACATTTTTATTTGTGTAatgtatagtctgcctttctcacagaaacCCAAGGCAGACACACACAGTGAGTCTGTACAATCAACATTCAATAACcactgcattaggattttagaaattTGGAACCACCAAAAAAAACTAAAGCAATAATCAACATAACATACTAAACGCAACAGAAACTACACAGTAGGCTCCTATTTACTCCCCATCCGATTTTATTTAGGAGGCAACGTGCAATATATTAATGTAAGTGCAATCAGCAACTGAAATACAGATTTCATAGTGAAAATATAGTGATGCTGCAAGTCAAAACAGTAAGAACTCGTATGAGGCAATGAGGTGGGCTCCATCTGGATCTTTTGTACAGCCTGAAATATACAGCCTACAGCGAATTTGTACTATTTCAGTGGATGGACGCTGCTTGCTTTGCAAGATTTCACATTACACCTATGGGCTTCGTTCCTGATACTACATTTTTCAACATGCCTTTAAAATAGAGTAGTTTATACACGCTTGAGCTCTTTGGACTACATTTCCCTACGTACCAATCGCGCTGCAGAGAAACATTAGGTTCCTGTCGCGTTGTGGCATATAATCAAGGGTTTCGATGTCATCTCTTCGAAACTACAATCCCCGCCATGCTTTGAAACCGCTTTGTAAGATTCGATTCGCCAAGGTTTGCGTGTAGCTCGCAaggcatgttgggagttgcagtttCTTTGACTGAAGAACGTGCCTCGCGCCGCTGGGGCGTGTCCTTGGGGGGCTATATAAGCATCTGGAGGGGCGGTGGGCTGCGTTTGTCTGCTGTTTGTTATACCTCTGTGGAGGTTTGCGGGAAATCTTCAGTTGCCGGCTCAAGCCAGAGGTACGAGGGAGATTGGGTAGAGCGGTTGTGTCTTTGGGACCTGGGTAGGAAAGAGGTGATGCTCGTTTGCAGCATTTCTTGTTCACAGCGATGCAAAAGCGGTGCAGGTAAGCCTGCGTGGAACAGCCGACAGACTTTTCCACTTTGCGCGCTGTGTTATTGTAGTCCCCCGTTAGTTTTTCTCCCATTGGCCTGCCTGTCTTAGAAGCCCCCCTTCTCCTCAGTTTGGTACGTGCTTTCTTACTGGGCGCGGGGTGGGTGCCTTTTCACAAATCGAGGCGCCACGTGACCTGACTGGAGTTTGTGGGCCGCCATTTTTAGTGCCCGGTGCGCGCTGGAAGGGAAATGGGGAGGGCCGCTGAGGCGGAGACAACTGGTCGCGTCACGTGACTACCCTCGGCCTATCAAACGCTGCCGTTGAGATTTGGCGCCAAAAGGTTGCAGAAAGGGAGCTCGACCAGGAGGCGGGAAGGGGAATCTATTGTCTCTTCAGAGAAGCGGTTCCCTCAGTTGGCGCCgcccctggtcttccttggtagtgCAGAGGGCAGtggcttaggctcattctgcacagcatatttataacgattgcaactcgttttaaatatgttgtgcagaatgagccttagtgtgtttttttgtttttagattcGTTCATAGTTCAACAAGGCTGGAACTCGGTGTGACTTACTGAACGAAGGCTCAGTGCTCTGAAGTAGCTATTTCTGTTTTGTATGTTGGGAGTTCTTTGGCCATTTGTGATTAATCGTTTGCTCAGACTTTCCCTGAGATCAGGTCTCCCACAAGGAATAGCAACCTGGAAATGAAGATATCAACGTTTGAAGTGCTTTCCTTTGAGCACTAACTTTCATCTGTTCTCCgctttctttccctgcctctctccaGAACTCTGGAAAGTGTCGGGTCTTTCAGTCTTGTGGAAAAGCTGGGGTACCTGCCATCCTGAAGCCTTTCAGGAATTATTTGCTGATAAACTTGTTACAGCTGTTGCACTTCTTAAAGGAAAACTTAATAATATGAATTGTTTatgcttgttctgatgttctttggATTGCTGCCCTTAAGTGAAAGTTCTCAATCAAGGAGACCTGTTCTCTGCATCCTAAAATAACTGTGTATTGACAAGCATATGTATAGTCTATGGAAGTGCTGGAGCCTGAACTGGAATTGACTGAAAAGCTGCTCTTTCAACAGCAGGGCAAATAAGATTGATCGCTGGAAGCAGCTGAGTAGTTGTGTAACTGAGCAGGTCTTTTAACCAGTGTAGGACCAGTATGACTTTTTCAGACTAAAGTGTTTAAGGCTTTTTCATGGAAACAGTAATAGTGTTTGGAGGACTGGTGTTCAGAAATATGACTTGAAACTATGCTAATCCAGAATGTATATGTTGTACTGCATTTAACTGTGTGCTTTCTGGCATACTGTATACTTGAAATTATTCTATTTGATAGCTACTGAACTctagtttaaaattattttttacatCCAGATATCTTATTCTGTTGCTTTACTACTGGCTATGTAACTGATTGTTGAATTGGCAGTTTTAGTTTCGATGTGGAGGTGCACATAATGAAGTTGCCAGAAGTCTTTCTGTACTAGCAGGCCAATTGGAAAGATACTGGTGATAACTCCATACTTCCAGAACtgctcagcatttttttaaaagttacaaatgTTATCTGAAACAACTAGGAATGACATAATAATTTTCTAACAAACGTTCAGTTTCAGAATGGCAGAAGAATCTGCTGCTCCTTCTACTTCTGTGGACAAAACTGAGAGGTAAGATAACAGTTAGTGAAAACATACAAATAGAGCATATGTTTGTgcgaaaaaagaaaatgtaactCCTTGAGTTCTTAAAACAGTTGACAGCGATCCATGTAACTTGGTGTTGCCATTGCCAGAAGTAATAGAGTGGAATAAATTCTGAACACCTTTGTTGTCACTAGCCTGTAAGTTAGTATGAGCAGTCTCCTCTCAAGTTAAAATTCGGAACAGCTCCACTATTGTGACTAATCAACTTGTCTTCATGTTTCTAGTATGGATGTGGATGGAGAAGCTAAGAAGCTGTTGGGTTTGGGGCAGAAAAACCTGGTGATGGGTAATATTCCAGCTGCTGTTAATGCATTCCAAGAAGCAGCCAGCCTGTTGTAAGTAATGGGGTATATAATTATTTTCTGTTGAATTTGCAGCTAGGTTGAAATGACATGTTAAGACTTACTTTTTCCACCAAGCAGTTTCTGTTGGTACTTATATGGAGTTTTTCCCATAAGTGCTTACTTGGATGATCACAACTATGTTCTGGATGTATTTGTTACATTGGAATATTGTGGTGTGTTTCTTTATTATTGCAGAGAAATTTGGCCTTGGTTTGTGTTGCTTATTGTGTTATAGTCTAATTGTAATCAATCTGGGAGAAGTAATGTCACTGAAGGGAGGCTTTTCAATATGTCAGTGATAGAATTTGTTAATCCACACTGTATTAAAATTTGAGGTTAAAttaaagattccccccccccccacggcaatTGTTTGAAAATTGTCCATAAATGTCATCATTAAGACAAGTGTAGTTTTCCTAGAAAGAGGTATGGTGATAATTTATAATGGCTTCTCTTTAGGGGTAAGAAGTATGGTGAAACAGCAAATGAGTGTGCAGAAGCTTTCTTTTTCTACGGGAAATCTCTTCTGGAGTTGGCAAGGTAGGCTTATGGGTTGTGCTGCAAAATCCCTGTCTTCTATATAACTAGCTCTAAGTAACAGGTGAAATTTCTCTCAGTAGGGAATAGCTAACTTCTACaggcctggatagcccagtctaGTTTGGTGTGgtcagatcttaaaagctaagcaggttgacactggttagaatttggaagggagagcaccaaggaacaccaggattgtgacacagtggcaggcagtggcaaacacctctgaatgtctcttgccttgaaaaccccacgggtttgccataagtcagctttgtgATGGTCAAAAAAAGTAACTGCCATAGAGTAGCAGTGTGAAGGAAAGCAGACCTGGGAAAATAGTATGGTTGTGGTAAGCCTAGTATCATTGCCAAATCATGAATGGGCTCTAGAACACAAAGCTCTTATTGGATCAGAACTGTCTAACTTGCGTGTTGTTTCTGTTGCTTGGCTGGCTAGCTCAAAGCAGAGCAAGACAGTAACAGCCTTGTGCTTCCTCTATTTGGTACTTGATAGCTATTGAATCCTATAGCCTTTTCCTGCTGATTTTTGTAAAGAGGCAACTAGAATTTGCAAAGAGGCAATTATGCTACACTTTCAATACTCTTCTGAGTAATAGCCAATGTAATGTCACTATATTGATGAAGTCTAAATCCCTAGCAAAGAAATTGACGTATGAATTAGTTGAAAATTCAAGTTTATTCCAACAGCTATTAATTTGGTTTAATTATGTTGCTGTTGCAGTGCTGCATTAAGGCAGTTGAATtagaactgtattgtcgaaggcttctacggccggaatcactgggatgctgtgtggtttccaggctgcctggccgtgttctagcagcattctttcctgacgtttcgcctgcatctgtggctggcaatcctctgaagatgccagccacagatgcaggcaaaacgtcgaGAGAgaatgcagcccggaaaccacacagcaccccagtgaattAGAACTGTTTAGAGTATCTAATGTACCCAGTGTTAAAGCACGAAACATTTAGAATATATATTCAGGGTTCAACAAATTCCAGGTCGTCATGGCATCTAGCAGTTTTGTTGTGACATGTAGCATTTTTAGCAGTGGTTTTATTATAGATTGACATCAAATCTCAGTAACAGTAGTAAGGACTGATTCAGGCAACTTTTTCACTGGCAAAGGAACTGTTCCCCTTTGCTAACCAAAAAAGGctatgatttaaaaacaaacctgaaaactTGACAAACTAATTAGGCTTCCgcagcaaaacaaaatttatcATGATCTGATTATCATTATAATAAATGTTGGCTATATCTCTTCTAGAATGGAAAATGGTGTGCTAGGAAATGCCTTGGAAGGAGTGCaggtggaagaggaggaagaaaaagctgAAGATTCATTGGTAGAAAATGCTGATAATGTAGATGGTATGTAGAGCTCTGTTAACACACAATCTAGATGCCAAGCTGTGTATACTCAGAGTGAATACTAGAATGTTATTACCTGAGATGACTTGTAGGGGGGCATTATGGGGCCAATGGCATGACGTCACTTTTAGGgaacacctggaagtgatgtcacatctctaggaattgctggaaactagTTAAATCATAAAATTATTGCCAATTCCTAGACAGGACTGTTATCAGATGGATGGCCATTTTtagttttctcctgctgctgctcagagtaGTGGCAGGAAACATGAGCTGAGGGGGAGGGATTCCTTGCCTCTACTGAGTGCTCAGCAGCGAAACTCAGAATCCAAAAAATCTTAAATCATAAAAGTTTACCAAACCCTCTCTTGTAAATTACTTGGACTGAAATCCATCTGACAAATTTCATGCTTTTGTTGAACTTTGCTTTAATGGAGACATAGTCAGCTAATAATTACCATGTGGACTTATGCTTAGTTTTTGGATAAAAGCATTGATTtgtgttttagttttaaaaacaattgaCTGTCCTTTTTCCTAAAACCTTGAACTAATAGGATCTGATTTCTGAGGAAAATATTATTCTTAAACTGAAAACTTGCAATACAAGTGTGCATTACATTTATATGACACTGTTCCCTAAAAATACTGAAATCACTTGTTCAGCCTAGCTGTGGCCTAGATTTCATTGTGCAACAGCATCTGATTTAGCTATCTAAACCATGATGTTGCGTTTGATTGCATTGTAAATATATGCAAAATTCCCTTAAGGGAGGGTCTTGCATATTTTCATACtactcttcccacccccaccccccaaattgcaGTACTACCTTCAGTAATGTGTCTCATCTAGACAGAGCTTGGCATCTCTTGCTTGGCTGTGGCGCTTGCTGGCATACATTTCATTGCTTGTTCATATTCCCTTACAAGCTTTAAGTGTTAAGGAGATGCATATGTCCCTGGACTAGATATTAAAAAGATCTGTATTTGTGTGCTCTAATTGGGTGCAGAGACTTTGCTGGGATGTTAAGATCTTGAATGTTTATCACTAAATTCGAAGGTTTGTTTCTGCTTCATCTTCTTTAATCATGTAGAAGAAGCAAGGGAGGAATTAAGAGAGCAGGTATATAATGCCATGGGGGAAAAGGATGAATCCAGAAAAACTGCTGAAGAGCCTGAAGctaaaatgcaactgaaaagcGAAAATGTAGAAATGGaagaaatgaaggaagaaaaagtaAACGATGAAGCAGAGGATGTAGAACAGAAAACtgttagagagagagaggaggaacagGTTAATCCAGAAAAGCAAATGGAGGCAGCtgagagaaaaaagcagggagCCAGTGAAATAGTTACTGGGGTAGCAAAAGACAACTGTACTGCTATGAAAGATATGTTGGTGACTGCAGAAGAACAGGTGGGTGTAGCTGAGGAAGAGAAGCCAGTGacagcagaagaggcagagaaggaCACTACTATAAACAAGCCCATGACTACAGAAGAGGCAGCTGAGGCACAGCAACCAGCACCAGCAGGAGAGGCTATGGAAGATGCTTCTGTAGAAGAGAAGCCAGTGGTTGCAGAAGAGGCTGTTGGGGAAGAAAAGGCTTTGGAAGCAGCAGCTGAGGTGGTGGAAGCAGCAGCTGAGGTGAAAGAGATTGAAGAAGAAACAGCTCAGCTTGGAGACCAGGCTGCTGAAAAACAGACAGATAGTATAGTAGAAAAGACAGCAGTGGAGGAAGATGTAGAAACTTCAAGAGTGGCAACAGAAGAATTGGCAACAGCTGGTGAGAAAGCTGAAAGCCAGGTAGAGGCAACAATAGAAAAAAAACAGCCAGCCAAAGCTATTGAGGAGAAGGCTGAAAAAATGGAAACTACTGCGGAGCAAGTAGTGATGGacttgaaagagaaagaagagcccTTGGCTTCAGAAATGGCATTGCCTTCAGCTGAAAGTGAAATTcctcctgcagggggcacagagcCATCACATGAAACACAAATTGAAGAGAAAGATGAAGCTACTAAggtagaaaaggaggaagaaaaggatgacgagatgggagagggagaaggtaACAGGGACAGTAGATAATTGATAATTGTGGGTGGATTAATTGAGAGAGCTAACCTATAGTAAAATGCATCCATTCAGAATTTTCTTTCTGCCATAAAACTGTGGGAAGAGCCTAGCTAGGGAACACGCTAAAAGCTGTAAGAGCAGACATTTCATTTTAGTTCAAACTAATGTTTAAATTAACAAACTGAGGAGAGCTATTGACTATTGTGGGGCAGTAGCTAGCTTGAGCAGTAAATATTAAGTGATGGCTGGTAGAAGATACTGAATGGATGTTCACTGCATGCTCGTGGAAGTTTAAATCTTTAACTATTTAAAGCATAGTTTATGTGACCTGACAGGGCGGCAGAATCCACAGATTAAAATCATGCTCAGCTACATAAGGCCTCATGGCTGACGTGGGATTAAATGTACACAACTAGAATAAGTGCAAGTACCACCTCAAGCTTCATAACTTTGTCATGCTTTTCTTGCTTCAGCATTGCTGTTAACTGCCTTGTAACCCTTTACTCTTGTATCCACAACTGAGATTCTAGAACTGTAAAATTTCTATAAGCATAACTACTGGTATGAAATCAGGTATCTGACCAATTGTAATGGTTACTAATAGGCAAAATTCAATGGCAAGTTTGCTTTAGTCCAGTTTTTATTTCAGCTTCTGAACAAAGTTTCTCTTGAGAGAGCACCTTTGAATCTTGGTTGTGGAACTTGTAAATGGAGAGTCAGTTAAGTGAAGTAGGGAGTATTGCTTGTTTAAAAATCAAGACTGTCGCTCAGTACTACAGAGATACCCAAAGATTATCAAATCTGGCTGGTTGTAAGCATCACATCAGTCTCAGATTACTTCTTACTACCTGTTTGAGTAACTAAAATATTGCTGGTTAAGTATCTATACAATGTGATTGTAGctttctggagaaacattttgtTTATGTAAGCTGCACAGAGTTCCAcagaaggcagggtatacatttctTCATATTAAATTGAATAAGTAATAGTACTTTAAAATCTGTTGCATCAAGGTCAGTTTCTAGCAGACTATGTCATAACTGTCATGAGCTATCCATCACTAAGTTTCCTGGGGCTAGTGGGTAACTTTTCTAGGAAGCTGAACTGACACTTGGTTAGATATAGCTAGGATTCCTGAAAAGCAAATAATTTCTGAGGAATACCCTTGTGTTTCAATTTCAGAAAAATGTACCTTATTCTCCTTATCCTTCTCATAGATAAACAACTTTTTAGCAGCATATGTATAAAAATGTTCAACTTACTGATTTGAGAATGAGCCCCGTACAAGTATGGGTTCAACATAATCATGTAGAAGAAGCTTAGAAAAGGCGCTGCTAAGTGAGGTGACTCAGGAGAGGGCAACATATACAGAAGAGTGTGTGAAATTCTGTCAGCAAAGGACAGCAGCTCTAGTGGCTGATGCTGGAAGTGCAGAAGAccataatacagtggaaccttggttttcaccgGTAATCTGTCCGGTGACGCTCAGCGAAAACCGAAGCTATGCCATTTGCACATGCGCTACGCGAACGGTGTAGCAAATTCacgcaaaaagcgtaaatttatGCAAACGGCATAGCCGAAAATGGAAGCGCCCTgcaaaaaccaaggcaaaaaaaaaacagccgGGGGAGACAGACAAAAACCGAAACTGGCGAAAACTGAAGGCGATGATTACCACGGTTCCACTGTACATGAAAGCTTCTAGCCACACCTGCTTTTTGTCCTCCTTCTCTGGTTGGCTAGGAAGTCTTGAGATGACCTAGTCATCTTCTAATGCGAGCCCAAGAGGGGAAATATAGAAGGGAACGGAGTGTAGAGTCATACTGCTCAACTGGAAAGCCTTTAGTGTTTGGTCAGTGCTCAGTTTTTGTAATACCATGAACCAGAACAGTCTACACATGAAACTAAAGTCTCTCTATGTCTGAATACACAATACTCTTGCAGGTCACATAACAagcaaaacaagcaaaaacaaGTAAATTGAAATTGTAACTAGGTGAGAAAAGAATAACTGTAAATTAAAGGGAGTAAATTGATTAATACGTAGCAGTGCAGTTGGTGTACATTAATGAGAAATTGTTCTTGTAGAAACGGAAGGGTCAGAAGAAGAGGATAAAGAGAATGACAAAGCAGAAGAGGATAAAGAAAATGACTCTGCAGTTGAAGAGAAGGTGATATATGTGGGAATACTTATTGTGGCAATTGATCTAATTTTTCATTGTATTAAGGCATATTGGATTGGATCCAATAATCTGGAGTTTATCTGTTACGCACATACATACCCCGCCACGCTATTCAAATGCTGCCCCTGGAGTTCAGAGAACCCCAGGGATAGTAGGTGCAATATAGGGGCCTGCAATGAGGGAactggcaaaacacacacacaccctggagaCAGAATGCCCTTTTATTTTCAGAAACAGACTATAGGTTTGAGTCAGTTGTCTCAATGGAAAGTAGCTAATTATAGGTGCTTTGTAAAACACAGAGTACTGAAGTGAGCAGCTAGAACTTGGATCTTGAGAAACAAGTTTATAGCAATTATTCCATTCAATTATACAATTGCCTCTCTGTCCAGGTGTATTTAACATGACATTAAAGTTTGTACCAAATAGCTCCTAGGAATGTAAACGTTATGAATAAATTCTGGTCAGGCTCTGCTTAAATAGCTTATTTAGTGTCTGGTTGATTGAACATATGAAATCAACGTAACTGAGTCTGCAGCAGTAGTCTTCCTATTTCCTGTTAAAGTAGTTTCTTGAAACTGATCTTATCACATCTATTGTGATCCCAGTTGGTGATCATAAGTTTGAAGGAATACGCTTTTCTGTTAGGAATCAAAGGTATAAGTTCTTGAGAATCAACgtgatttttttctgtgttcattcagTTCCATTATCGAAATTGAATTACGCAGTGCCATTTGTTTTTATTCCACTTCCTTTGACATTGTATTTACAAGCATGCTAAACTGAATTATTTGAATAGGTTTTATAGTTAGCAGCAGTTCCTTGTTGGAGAAGTTACTTGATGAAATGAAGCAAACCGGTTGTACAGCACCTTTGCGACATAGCCTAGTTATTCTCCAGGCCGTCTTGTACAGGTGGTTCATTGGGGTCTGCAATTCCGCTCTTGGCTTGGTTGCCATGTGTTATGCTGGTCACCAAAATTTCCCCTCAGAATTTTGCACAGGGTGTGAGGGAGGAATTGCATTGTGCTTATCTTTGGAACAAGAACTGTAGGAGAATTGCGCTGCTTCAGGGGCTCATTTGGGTCATACTCATTGTGACAGAATGGCCACCTCCTCTTTTAAAGAGGATACATTTTTTTACAAAGACTTTCTTTGATTTCTGAATTTGAGGGGAACTTAAAAGATAATCTGCATAATTCTAGCCCCCCTGCCTTTGGTGAGACTAACTTTGTTTTGTAATAGTTATCTGTTTGCTTCCTACCAAAAATGTCAGTTTTTCAGTTAAGAAGTGGGTCAGTCATTTGCCCTTTGCCTGACTTCGGTGTATCTTTGCTTTAGGAGAGTGAAGAAGATGAAGTTGGAAACCTAGAGCTGGCCTGGGATATGCTGGAGCTGGCAAAAGTAATATACAAAAGGTATGTCTTGTGGCCGAATGCATGTTAATAGTGTAATTAGAATGTTACATTTAACTTAAATTCTGTTTATCTCTGATCTAGACAGGACACAAAAGAAGCTCAGCTTCATGCTGCCCAGGCTCATCTGAAACTAGGAGAAGTTAGCATTGAATCTGGTAACTACCTTCATTTGTTAATTCTACAGGGAGTTAAGTTAATGTCTGGCTTATTGTTATTGTGCATAATATACTTTTCTGCAGGACTATCTTATAT encodes:
- the LOC125432556 gene encoding nuclear autoantigenic sperm protein isoform X3, which translates into the protein MQKRCSFRMAEESAAPSTSVDKTESMDVDGEAKKLLGLGQKNLVMGNIPAAVNAFQEAASLLGKKYGETANECAEAFFFYGKSLLELARMENGVLGNALEGVQVEEEEEKAEDSLVENADNVDEEAREELREQVYNAMGEKDESRKTAEEPEAKMQLKSENVEMEEMKEEKVNDEAEDVEQKTVREREEEQVNPEKQMEAAERKKQGASEIVTGVAKDNCTAMKDMLVTAEEQVGVAEEEKPVTAEEAEKDTTINKPMTTEEAAEAQQPAPAGEAMEDASVEEKPVVAEEAVGEEKALEAAAEVVEAAAEVKEIEEETAQLGDQAAEKQTDSIVEKTAVEEDVETSRVATEELATAGEKAESQVEATIEKKQPAKAIEEKAEKMETTAEQVVMDLKEKEEPLASEMALPSAESEIPPAGGTEPSHETQIEEKDEATKVEKEEEKDDEMGEGEETEGSEEEDKENDKAEEDKENDSAVEEKESEEDEVGNLELAWDMLELAKVIYKRQDTKEAQLHAAQAHLKLGEVSIESENYIQAIEEFHSCLTLQQKYLETHDRLLAETHYHLGLAYHYNNQHDEAVLQFSKSMEVIDKRMVMLTERLKAKGEVLAEDEKEIEELKGLLPEIKEKIEDSKESQKSARVAELAVKATLVGGSSSSFSQGTESSLASTITVGQTADGASQCVTDISHLVRKKTEERPQIDTIQSAV
- the LOC125432556 gene encoding nuclear autoantigenic sperm protein isoform X1, with protein sequence MQKRCSFRMAEESAAPSTSVDKTESMDVDGEAKKLLGLGQKNLVMGNIPAAVNAFQEAASLLGKKYGETANECAEAFFFYGKSLLELARMENGVLGNALEGVQVEEEEEKAEDSLVENADNVDEEAREELREQVYNAMGEKDESRKTAEEPEAKMQLKSENVEMEEMKEEKVNDEAEDVEQKTVREREEEQVNPEKQMEAAERKKQGASEIVTGVAKDNCTAMKDMLVTAEEQVGVAEEEKPVTAEEAEKDTTINKPMTTEEAAEAQQPAPAGEAMEDASVEEKPVVAEEAVGEEKALEAAAEVVEAAAEVKEIEEETAQLGDQAAEKQTDSIVEKTAVEEDVETSRVATEELATAGEKAESQVEATIEKKQPAKAIEEKAEKMETTAEQVVMDLKEKEEPLASEMALPSAESEIPPAGGTEPSHETQIEEKDEATKVEKEEEKDDEMGEGEETEGSEEEDKENDKAEEDKENDSAVEEKESEEDEVGNLELAWDMLELAKVIYKRQDTKEAQLHAAQAHLKLGEVSIESENYIQAIEEFHSCLTLQQKYLETHDRLLAETHYHLGLAYHYNNQHDEAVLQFSKSMEVIDKRMVMLTERLKAKGEVLAEDEKEIEELKGLLPEIKEKIEDSKESQKSARVAELAVKATLVGGSSSSFSQGTESSLASTITVGQTADGASQCVTDISHLVRKKRKPEEEAQQGDNEAKKSKPEPAVNGGGDAAPSGNEVAEKMEEETEERPQIDTIQSAV
- the LOC125432556 gene encoding nuclear autoantigenic sperm protein isoform X2, whose amino-acid sequence is MAEESAAPSTSVDKTESMDVDGEAKKLLGLGQKNLVMGNIPAAVNAFQEAASLLGKKYGETANECAEAFFFYGKSLLELARMENGVLGNALEGVQVEEEEEKAEDSLVENADNVDEEAREELREQVYNAMGEKDESRKTAEEPEAKMQLKSENVEMEEMKEEKVNDEAEDVEQKTVREREEEQVNPEKQMEAAERKKQGASEIVTGVAKDNCTAMKDMLVTAEEQVGVAEEEKPVTAEEAEKDTTINKPMTTEEAAEAQQPAPAGEAMEDASVEEKPVVAEEAVGEEKALEAAAEVVEAAAEVKEIEEETAQLGDQAAEKQTDSIVEKTAVEEDVETSRVATEELATAGEKAESQVEATIEKKQPAKAIEEKAEKMETTAEQVVMDLKEKEEPLASEMALPSAESEIPPAGGTEPSHETQIEEKDEATKVEKEEEKDDEMGEGEETEGSEEEDKENDKAEEDKENDSAVEEKESEEDEVGNLELAWDMLELAKVIYKRQDTKEAQLHAAQAHLKLGEVSIESENYIQAIEEFHSCLTLQQKYLETHDRLLAETHYHLGLAYHYNNQHDEAVLQFSKSMEVIDKRMVMLTERLKAKGEVLAEDEKEIEELKGLLPEIKEKIEDSKESQKSARVAELAVKATLVGGSSSSFSQGTESSLASTITVGQTADGASQCVTDISHLVRKKRKPEEEAQQGDNEAKKSKPEPAVNGGGDAAPSGNEVAEKMEEETEERPQIDTIQSAV